One Gossypium hirsutum isolate 1008001.06 chromosome A11, Gossypium_hirsutum_v2.1, whole genome shotgun sequence genomic window carries:
- the LOC107959962 gene encoding uncharacterized protein produces the protein MAPYEALYCRKCQTPLCWTELGERRVLGIELVFKTKDNVKLIWDGLKVAFDREKSYADFKRHDIEYFVGEFVFLKVSQWKKVLRLSAGPYRILKRVGLVAYQLELPLELDCNHDVFHVSMLRRYQYDPSHVVAIEENEVRPDLTFEEESVPILDRDVKVLRRKFIPLVKVLWQNHGAEEATWELVDLMRQQYSHMF, from the coding sequence atggcaccttacgaggctttatattgTCGTAAGTGTCAGACACcgttatgttggactgagttgggtgaacgtAGGGTTTTGGGTATTGAGTTGGTTTTTAAGACCAAGGATAATGTTAAACTGATTTGGGATGGTCTGAAAGTAGCTTTTGATAGagagaaatcttatgcagattttaAGAGGCATGATATTGAGTATTTTGTGGGGGAATTcgtttttcttaaggtttctcagtggaagaaggttctgagaTTATCAGCCGGGCCATATCGGATTCTGAAACGTGTAGGACTGGTTGCTTATCAGctggagctacctctagagttagactGTAACCACGATGTTttccacgtctcgatgttgaggcggtaTCAGTATGATCCTTCTCATGTTGTTGCTATTGAGGAGaatgaggttaggccagatttgacttttgaggaggagtcaGTTCCGATtctggatcgagatgttaaggttctgaggaggaagttcATTCCTTTAGTAAAGGTTTTGTGGCAGAATCATGGAGCtgaggaggccacatgggaactTGTGGACTTAATGCGTCAGCAGTATTCTCAtatgttctga